A single window of Cydia fagiglandana chromosome 25, ilCydFagi1.1, whole genome shotgun sequence DNA harbors:
- the LOC134676794 gene encoding uncharacterized protein LOC134676794 codes for MDLREIIKWFIPCFHILLKLDARMTLIWVLLFCNLCPGISASELDESSHLNNAKKVVSYENNFKLNQSEVYGSKSLVSEELRNEDTSLGRTFGRPMKKMMQALIPLAMAIGSAGTWAVVAALIGAKTLVVTLFILKLLLMAGAAKVNMTLAVELIDAGFKNRQTYNYYPGPQTPYNAYQRPMVPVPNPVVPVPKPVVPTLFGGLLGAKLHHQPAPPYAPPPSKEIHLHIHNGQQGHHEHEEEVIPNISSWSRDGPVSSPASISSKVSAEAYNPYLYLAGPQTIRTPYGNYVKVD; via the exons atggaTTTAAGAGAGATTATCAAGTGGTTTATCCCGTGTTTTCACATTTTGCTAAAATTGGACGCCAGAATGACTCTTATTTgggtattattattttgtaatctATGTCCGGGTATTAGTGCTAGTGAATTAGATGAAAGTAGTCATTTAAATAACGCCAAAAAAGTAgttagttacgaaaataattttaagttaaACCAAAGTGAAGTATATGGGAGTAAATCGTTGGTTTCTGAGGAATTGAGGAATGAAGATACTTCACTGG gTCGAACCTTCGGTCGTCCAATGAAGAAGATGATGCAAGCGTTGATTCCGCTAGCTATGGCCATCGGCTCCGCTGGCACGTGGGCGGTGGTCGCGGCCCTAATAGGAGCCAAGACTTTGGTGGTCACTCTCTTCATACTGAAGTTACTTCTTATGGCGGGAGCTGCTAAGGTAAATATGACCTTA GCCGTGGAACTAATAGACGCCGGATTTAagaacagacagacatacaattACTACCCCGGTCCCCAGACACCGTACAACGCGTACCAGAGACCCATGGTACCCGTACCAAATCCCGTGGTACCCGTACCAAAACCAGTGGTACCAACATTG TTCGGCGGCCTCCTCGGTGCCAAGTTGCACCACCAGCCCGCCCCCCCCTACGCCCCCCCGCCAAGTAAGGAGATCCATCTACATATACATAACGGGCAACAAGGCCATCATGAGCATGAGGAAGAGGTCATACCTAATATAT CTTCGTGGTCCCGTGACGGTCCCGTCAGTTCACCCGCCAGCATTTCATCAAAGGTGTCAGCGGAGGCCTACAACCCTTACCTGTATCTAGCGGGACCTCAGACTATACGGACCCCGTACGGGAACTATGTCAAAGTTGATTGA
- the LOC134677033 gene encoding uncharacterized protein LOC134677033 gives MALCSALDCKNKGVHAFPKDPKRRKAWEKALRIKNFKAKDSSRLCSMHFTSDDYYGQSIYTNYEPKARFLKKTAVPSIFSFNISRLDTASATARQQRLEMRSQKKLRFEETVTPSTSHQPSMNEERMVPHSMDVEETVTPTSINQESTVPIFMDVASEIEISANINDFTVPILNNPKFSSKETQIDMEHVFGTIHRFKNDDKAIQFYTGFESYRKFFFVYSTLSPMAHKIQYYGSSVILLSTEDQFFLTIMKLRQNKCIFELSRFFNVSTTTVSNIFITWINFMYQLWIKLDTWPSKDLVHYYMPEHFKNYNANIRVILDGTEFHVQKPKNPTSQQASWSSYKHANTLKVLVGGTPGGLLSYCSPAYAGSVSDRQTVERSNLISKCESGDCILADRGFNIQDMFAHKNVAVNIPTFLKGKTQLPGLTVLKDRNLASKRVHIERLIGLTKTYKILKSDLDHSYIPIAGKIFFICTMCCNFRESIMK, from the exons ATGGCCCTGTGTAGTGCTTTAGACTGCAAAAATAAAGGCGTTCACGCTTTCCCTAAAGACCCAAAGCGTAGAAAGGCTTGGGAGAAAGCGTTAAGAATCAAAAACTTTAAAGCAAAAGACTCATCGCGATTATGTTCCATGCATTTtacatcagatgactattacgGACAAAGTATATACACAA ATTACGAGCCGAAAGCGAGATTCTTGAAGAAAACTGCTGTACCTTCAATATTTTCATTCAACATTTCAAGATTAGATACAGCAAGTGCAACAGCCCGTCAGCAGCGACTTGAGATGAGGTCTCAGAAAAAGTTACGGTTTGAAGAGACTGTGACCCCATCAACAAGCCACCAACCATCAATGAATGAAGAAAGAATGGTGCCCCACTCCATGGACGTAGAAGAAACTGTAACTCCAACATCAATAAATCAAGAAAGTACAGTGCCAATCTTCATGGACGTTGCTAGTGAAATAGAAATCAGTgcgaatataaatgattttacagTACCTATTTTAAATAATCCTAAATTCTCATCTAAAGAGACGCAAATTGACATGGAACATGTATTTGGAACAATACATAGATTCAAAAATGATGATAAAGCAATTCAATTTTATACAGGCTTCGAGTCTTACCGGAAGTTCTTTTTTGTTTACTCAACTTTGAGTCCTATGGCCCATAAAATACAGTATTATGGTAGTTCTGTTATTTTGCTCAGTACTGAAGATCAGTTCTTTTTAACAATAATGAAATTAagacaaaataaatgtatttttgaacTAAGCAGATTTTTTAATGTAAGTACTACAACAGtgtcaaatatatttattacctGGATAAATTTCATGTATCAACTATGGATAAAACTCGACACATGGCCAAGCAAAGACTTGGTACATTATTATATGCCggaacattttaaaaattataatgcgAATATAAGGGTGATTTTAGATGGGACCGAATTTCATGTACAGAAACCTAAAAACCCAACGTCTCAACAAGCGTCATGGAGTAGCTACAAGCATGCAAATACTCTTAAAGTTCTTGTTGGAGGAACACCGGGGGGATTGTTATCATACTGCTCTCCTGCATATGCTGGGTCGGTCAGTGACAGGCAAACAGTGGAGAGaagtaatttaattagtaaatgTGAAAGTGGTGACTGCATTTTAGCAGATCGGGGATTTAATATTCAGGACATGTTTGCACACAAAAATGTTGctgtaaatatacctacttttttaaAGGGCAAAACACAGTTACCAGGTTTAACAGTGTTAAAAGATAGGAATCTAGCTAGTAAAAGAGTGCACATTGAACGCTTAATTGGCCTCACTAAAACATATAAGATTTTAAAAAGTGATCTGGATCACAGTTACATTCCAATTGcaggtaaaatattttttatatgtactaTGTGTTGTAATTTTAGAGAAAGCATAATGAAATAA